One Stenotrophomonas oahuensis genomic region harbors:
- a CDS encoding TetR/AcrR family transcriptional regulator — protein MARPLSDEKRDAILTAAGRLVAAQGVAASTAQIAKAAKVAEGTVFTYFENKDVLLNALFVRLEMRLAANIGDAFPVEASAQDQLQHVWDALVRWGLQYPDDAKALRQLKVSDRISDSTRLHCEGLFGGMLQALQAKLAAHIDPDRLPFYLGRVLVNLLDTTLDAITAQPDQRQALQQAGFDLFWKGIQR, from the coding sequence ATGGCCCGCCCCCTCAGCGACGAAAAACGCGATGCGATCCTGACCGCCGCCGGCCGCCTGGTGGCGGCGCAGGGCGTGGCCGCGTCGACTGCGCAGATCGCCAAGGCAGCCAAGGTGGCCGAAGGCACCGTGTTCACCTATTTCGAGAACAAGGACGTGCTGCTCAACGCCCTGTTCGTACGCCTGGAGATGCGGCTGGCGGCCAACATCGGGGATGCATTCCCGGTCGAGGCCAGCGCGCAGGACCAGCTTCAGCACGTGTGGGATGCGCTGGTGCGCTGGGGTCTGCAGTACCCGGATGACGCCAAGGCGCTGCGCCAGCTGAAGGTCTCCGACCGCATCAGCGACAGCACCCGCCTGCACTGCGAAGGCTTGTTCGGCGGCATGCTGCAGGCGCTGCAGGCCAAGTTGGCTGCGCATATCGACCCGGACCGGCTGCCGTTCTACCTCGGGCGGGTACTGGTCAACCTGTTGGACACCACGCTGGATGCCATCACCGCCCAGCCTGATCAGCGCCAAGCACTGCAGCAGGCGGGTTTCGACCTGTTCTGGAAAGGCATCCAGCGATGA